One part of the Parambassis ranga chromosome 8, fParRan2.1, whole genome shotgun sequence genome encodes these proteins:
- the LOC114439348 gene encoding protein FAM83G-like, translated as MALSQLQCLDNNHVNPRTHESKPEFLYCEDQRLALEALLRDGREAFHKYLEARGLRGFLSDPELEALTGTAEPYDTDAELFEGHAEDDRTPLSLHYWPELSDTSIPQMDLGWPDCDAYRGVTRTTVYTQPPLDGQAHVKEVVRKMIAQAQKVVAVVMDVFTDVDIFRDLLDAGFKRRISVYILLERTTLPHFLSMCRRANMHAGHLKHLRVRCTEGSEFYTRSCTKVRGRMGHRFMFIDGDKAVSGSYSFTWMSSRLDRNLITVVTGQAVEGFDRLYRTLYATSGFVDLRPVALEPEPEVEHLPQTVSVAPPSAAVARKLYNPKYALVAGSNPSPTASVGRDKKPQTSDVKTNNRRRRANKEAVQEAPPLHPGLLNLEKACLITYLPTWPEPDPPSDVIGFINIRDTSKPTPVHLQRSEMFETSQAIRFSSPIMKPQEVLPEAAKPRQLTAKHDKAKTPQQPAANKTEDQRQPEPEKDSTSKTESKLESNMAARRDARQHTPQIHTAQLTTDTLRQSSCRETEDKGQNSSGSDCLCSTHTSELKDKPVVSHTQQVGPTTVSPALLSENNQITAECSETPPHVALNPPSSSPPVPKPRTIQLLIKDSGDEQKICILRKSGVSAGMLAVPPSSEKDAESVTKLQNDPKPKETKSEEADGHQDGGEETRSDVCSVPTAASTVNNQEITPKDGDETVTSAACEMDILASEKTHQARAQEPQRISYSEPTAQEVSETASTHSPVSPSHGAVDTHIQPPLNSAPPKAQLCTHTRKKSLRLHFSDTHLSDLRSTTPERETRSLSCLARPPTPDGLSPRTPTPDSRMATPDLRTPTPDGYVSTREDSGLSTTSEEYYECSDSPLHDSVFDHVDYHHVRTMEEPVPDAAEKVKTREEEKRKQSLTDSEKADTDSPLPKNQSAAGVGGTAGESTSEGAEPKLLSPIKGSEVPPDTRVSSEAENQAAQRPSSTETGRETEKTPQCLQQQDGGCVSSSRPPRCPRPFFASQVLGPRPWGGRQLTEVKVLPGGLQDNTSSSRRPAAVGSASGGRKQVSQTPQSLLPRQPAAAQSRAGAGQYSKPPTSFQHTRSSRQLSPQNQAGTGQEALGKDEGRAPFGFTFSRLYSLKGLKDTMNKLPAQSKRSSSGSAGRKTSM; from the exons ATGGCTCTGTCACAGCTCCAATGCCTGGACAACAACCACGTGAACCCGCGGACGCACGAGTCCAAGCCGGAGTTCCTGTACTGCGAGGACCAGCGGCTCGCGCTGGAGGCGCTCCTCAGGGACGGCCGCGAGGCGTTCCACAAGTACCTGGAGGCGCGCGGCCTGCGGGGTTTCCTCTCGGACCCGGAGCTCGAGGCGCTCACCGGGACCGCGGAGCCCTACGACACGGACGCCGAGCTCTTTGAGGGCCATGCCGAGGACGACCGGACCCCGCTGTCGCTGCACTACTGGCCCGAACTGTCGGACACCTCCATCCCGCAGATGGACCTCGGCTGGCCGGACTGTGACGCGTACCGCGGGGTGACGCGCACGACGGTGTACACGCAGCCGCCGCTGGACGGACAGGCCCATGTCAAAGAGGTGGTGAGGAAGATGATCGCGCAGGCGCAGAAG gtcgtAGCTGTGGTGATGGACGTCTTCACAGACGTGGACATCTTCAGAGATTTACTGGACGCTGGGTTCAAAAGGAGGATTTCTGTTTACATCCTGCTGGAACGCACAACTCtacctcacttcctgtccatGTGTCGGAGGGCCAACATGCACGCCGGACACCTCAAG cacctCCGTGTGCGCTGCACTGAAGGTTCAGAGTTCTACACTCGCTCCTGTACGAAGGTTAGAGGACGAATGGGACACAGGTTCATGTTCATCGATGGAGACAAAGCTGTTTCTGGGTCATacag tttcaCATGGATGTCCTCGCGGCTGGACCGAAACCTGATCACCGTGGTAACAGGCCAGGCTGTGGAGGGCTTCGACCGACTCTATCGCACCCTCTATGCGACCTCCGGGTTTGTGGACCTCCGTCCGGTCGCCTTAGAGCCTGAGCCCGAGGTGGAGCACCTCCCTCAGACAGTCTCCGTGGCACcgccctctgctgctgttgccagGAAACTTTACAACCCAAAATACGCCCTGGTTGCCGGGAGCAACCCCAGCCCCACCGCCTCCGTCGGGCGCGACAAAAAGCCACAAACATCAGACGTGAAGACGAATAACAGGCGGCGAAGAGCCAACAAGGAGGCGGTGCAGGAGGCTCCGCCCCTCCACCCAGGACTGCTGAATCTAGAAAAAGCATGTCTGATCACATACCTGCCCACCTGGCCCGAACCAGATCCTCCTAGTGATGTCATAGGCTTCATCAACATCCGGGACACCAGCAAGCCGACGCCGGTCCATCTGCAGCGGTCCGAGATGTTTGAAACCAGCCAGGCCATCAGGTTCAGCAGCCCCATAATGAAGCCGCAGGAAGTGCTGCCGGAGGCCGCCAAGCCCAGACAGCTGACCGCCAAACACGACAAGGCGAAGACACCCCAGCAACCAGCGGCCAATAAAACCGAAGATCAGAGGCAGCCTGAACCCGAGAAGGACTCGACTTCAAAGACCGAGAGCAAACTGGaatcaaacatggctgccagaaGAGACGCAAGACAACACACACCTCAGATACACACTGCTCAgctgaccacagacacactgcgacagtccagctgcagagagacagaggacaaagGACAGAACAGTTCAGGGTCAGACTgtctgtgcagcacacacacctctgaacTAAAGGACAAACCTGTGGTGTCACACACTCAGCAGGTTGGACCAACAACAGTTAGTCCCGCCCTCCTTTCTGAAAACAACCAGATCACAGCAGAGTGCTCAGAAACTCCTCCTCATGTGGCGTTAAATCCTCCCAGCTCGTCTCCTCCTGTCCCCAAACCTCGCACCATCCAGCTGCTCATCAAAGACAGCGGCGATGAGCAGAAGATCTGCATCTTGAGGAAGTCAGGTGTTAGCGCAGGCATGTTGGCGGTGCCGCCATCTTCGGAAAAAGATGCTGAAAGCGTCACAAAACTGCAGAATGACCCAAAGCCCAAAGAGACAAAGAGCGAGGAAGCAGATGGACACCAAGATGGCGGTGAGGAGACGCGGTCTGACGTTTGCAGTGTACCGACAGCAGCAAGTACTGTAAATAATCAGGAAATAACTCCAAAAGATGGCGATGAGACTGTGACGTCAGCAGCCTGTGAGATGGACATCTTGGCCTCAGAGAAGACGCACCAGGCGAGAGCGCAGGAGCCGCAGAGAATCTCTTACAGTGAGCCGACTGCACAGGAAGTGTCGGAGACTGCGTCGACACACAGTCCTGTCTCCCCCTCACATGGcgctgtggacacacacattcaaccaCCTTTAAACTCCGCCCCTCCAAAAGCTCagctatgcacacacactcgtaAAAAATCCCTGCGTTTACActtctctgacacacacctgtcgGACCTGCGTTCTACAACACCTGAGCGAGAGACACGGTCGCTGTCCTGTCTCGCCCGCCCTCCCACTCCTGATGGACTTTCTCCACGCACGCCTACCCCGGACTCCCGAATGGCCACGCCAGACCTACGCACTCCAACACCCGACGGGTACGTCTCCACGAGAGAAGACTCCGGCCTGTCCACCACGTCGGAGGAGTACTACGAGTGCAGTGACTCACCGCTCCACGACTCCGTCTTTGACCACGTGGATTATCACCACGTCAGGACGATGGAGGAGCCCGTCCCTGACGCTGCTGAGAAGGTGAAGacgagagaagaagaaaagaggaagcaGAGCCTGACAGACTCTGAGAAGGCCGACACAGATTCTCCTCTGCCAAAgaaccaatcagcagcaggcGTCGGAGGGACAGCCGGAGAATCAACCAGTGAGGGAGCAGAGCCAAAACTGTTGTCCCCCATTAAAGGATCTGAGGTGCCACCAGACACCAGAGTGTCCTCAGAGGCAGAGAACCAGGCGGCACAGAgacccagcagcacagagacgggcagagagacagagaag ACTCCTCAGTGTCTTCAGCAGCAGGACGGCGGCTGCGTTTCCTCCTCCCGTCCCCCCAGATGCCCGCGGCCCTTCTTTGCCTCGCAAGTGTTGGGGCCGCGTCCGTGGGGAGGCCGTCAGCTGACAGAAGTCAAGGTGCTCCCTGGTGGTCTCCAGGATAACACCTCCTCCTCTCGCAGACCGGCAGCAGTCGGGTCGGCAAGTGGAGGCAGGAAGCAGGTCTCCCAAACGCCACAGAGCCTCCTCCCCCGACAGCCTGCGGCGGCACAGAGCAGGGCAGGAGCCGGCCAGTACTCAAAACCACCGACCTCCTTTCAGCACACACGCTCCAGCCGGCAGCTTAGTCCTCAGAACCAGGCTGGGACAGGACAAGAGGCTCTGGGAAAGGACGAGGGCAGGGCGCCGTTTGGCTTCACGTTCAGCCGGCTGTACAGCCTGAAGGGCCTGAAGGACACAATGAACAAACTGCCAGCGCAGAGcaagaggagcagcagcggcTCGGCGGGTCGCAAGACCAGCATGTGA
- the sphk1 gene encoding sphingosine kinase 1, whose translation METDASDPDPSHQRNGFVGVLYGEFSDTLNDRVRYSVSLTESALTIQRISASPGRTKVVFNLTDCVGCRAYRGPDSADVGAYFTAYFYPFKRRWMSAGLTRQRVEQCFRVALVQDPLANLLEAERWAHAIRDASVLQAPRRDGVLYTEVRRPCRVMILVNPHSGRRQALQLFTGHVQGMLTEASIPYTLVITEHQNHARELVRKADLSQWDALVIMSGDGLLFEVINGLMDREDWQEAIQTPLGILPGGSGNALAASIHHYSQSPPAWNEELLLSCGFMLCKGLVSSLDLVSIHLASRQRLFSFLSLAWGFVADVDIESEKYRHVGAIRFLMGTLVRLASLRVYQGRLAFLPVKEAPRFPKGTIKTHHPPSTPQHPSLCSSLRCRLAPSTSPNLCNSTNSNHNTITNHTIPTKRPEAQSDGKIGAPLDSLLPGLDQPVPDSWTVVKEEDFVLVLAIYQSHLAEDLWTVPGAMADDGLIHLFYVTAGISRPALLRLFLAMEKGAHLACGCPHLVYEKVKALRLEPITPHGMITVDGEMVEYGPVQAQVHPGLARLICG comes from the exons ATGGAGACAGACGCCTCTGATCCGGACCCATCCCACCAGCGGAACGGCTTCGTGGGCGTGCTGTACGGGGAGTTCAGCGACACGCTCAACGACAGGGTCCGGTACTCGGTGAGCCTGACGGAGAGCGCTCTGACCATCCAGAGGATCTCCGCGTCACCCGGCCGGACCAAGGTGGTGTTCAACTTGACCGACTGTGTGGGCTGCCGCGCGTACAGAGGCCCGGACAGCGCGGACGTCGGCGCCTACTTCACGGCGTATTTCTACCCGTTCAAGCGGCGCTGGATGAGCGCGGGGCTGACCCGGCAGAGAGTGGAGCAGTGCTTTCGGGTCGCGCTGGTCCAGGACCCGCTCGCCAACCTCCTGGAGGCTGAGAGATGGGCTCACGCCATCAGGGACGCGTCGGTGCTGCAGGCGCCCCGGAGAGACG gtgtgctGTACACGGAGGTGCGCCGGCCGTGCAGAGTCATGATCCTGGTGAACCCTCACAGCGGCCGTCGACAGGCTCTGCAGCTCTTCACCGGGCACGTACAGGGCATGCTCACTGAGGCCTCCATCCCCTACACACTCGTCATCACAG AGCACCAGAACCATGCGCGGGAGCTGGTGAGGAAGGCGGACCTGTCGCAGTGGGACGCTCTAGTCATCATGTCCGGAGACGGGCTGCTGTTTGAG GTGATAAACGGTCTGATGGACCGAGAGGACTGGCAGGAAGCCATCCAGACCCCTCTGGGTATTCTACCAGGTGGCTCCGGTAACGCCCTGGCTGCATCCATCCACCACTACTCACA GTCACCTCCTGCATGGAacgaggagctgctgctgagctgtggcTTCATGCTGTGCAAAGGTCTGGTCAGCTCTCTGGACCTGGTGTCGATCCACCTGGCCTCCAGGCAGCGCCTCTTCTCGTTCCTCTCCCTGGCCTGGGGCTTCGTGGCAGATGTGGACATCGAGAGCGAGAAGTACCGCCACGTCGGAGCTATCCGCTTCCTGATGGGCACCCTGGTGCGCCTGGCCTCCCTCAGAGTGTATCAGGGCCGGCTGGCGTTCCTCCCAGTTAAGGAAGCACCCAGATTTCCAAAGGGGACCATCAAGACTCACCACCCACCCTCCACACCTCAGCACCCCTcactctgctcctccctccgcTGCCGCCTCGCACCCAGCACCTCTCCAAACCTGTGCAACAGCACAAACTCCAACCACAACACCATCACCAACCACACCATCCCCACCAAGAGACCTGAGGCCCAGAGCGACGGTAAGATCGGAGCCCCTCTGGACTCTCTGCTGCCCGGCCTGGACCAGCCAGTCCCAGACAGCTGGACAGTGGTCAAGGAGGAGGACTTTGTCCTGGTGTTGGCTATCTACCAGTCTCACCTGGCTGAGGATCTGTGGACAGTTCCCGGAGCGATGGCGGACGATGGGTTGATTCACCTATTCTACGTGACGGCGGGAATCTCCCGGCCCGCCCTCCTGCGCCTCTTCCTCGCCATGGAGAAGGGCGCGCACTTGGCGTGCGGCTGCCCCCACCTGGTGTACGAGAAGGTGAAGGCCCTGCGGCTGGAGCCCATCACTCCACACGGTATGATCACTGTGGACGGAGAGATGGTGGAGTATGGGCCAGTCCAGGCTCAGGTCCACCCGGGACTGGCCAGGCTCATCTGTGGATGA